In the Gammaproteobacteria bacterium genome, one interval contains:
- the htpG gene encoding molecular chaperone HtpG yields the protein MTTAQAQKETLGFQTEVKQLLKLMIHSLYSNKEIFLRELISNASDACDKLRFEGLKDQALYENDSDLGIYVGIDKDARTLTIRDNGIGMSREEVIDNIGTIAKSGTKQFFDALSGDQAKDAQLIGQFGVGFYSAFIVADKVTLRTRRAGMGIEHGVEWESSGEGDYTLQTIEKATRGTEIVLHLRADDDEFLESYRVRSIIRRYSDHISLPITMDKQGDEAGTETVNQASALWKRAKSDISEADYNEFYKHLSHDYEDPLAHVHTHVEGNQSYSSLFYIPEHAPFDLWDREQRKGIKLYVKRVFIMDESEHLMPAYLRFVRGLVDSDDLPLNVSREILQRNKNIDAIRGASVKKVLGLLETLSQSDAEKYASFWKEFGNVLKEGPAEDPSSRDRIAKLLRFASTQSGSEEQTVSLADYLGRMKEGQDKIYYITADSYAAAKNSPHLEVFRKKGLEVLLMSDRVDEWLMSYLTEFEGKSFQSVAKGDLDLGKLEDEAEKAQHEKEAKQAESVVKRLQTALGDKVKEVRVTHRLTNSPTCLVVQEQDMAANLQRMLKAAGHAVPTSLPTLEVNPTHPLILRLDSMSDESQFGDWAQILFDQAILAEGGQLEDPTSFVSRLNLLLVNATA from the coding sequence GTGACAACCGCACAAGCACAAAAAGAAACCTTGGGTTTCCAGACCGAGGTCAAACAGCTGCTCAAGCTGATGATTCATTCGCTGTATTCAAACAAGGAAATCTTCCTCCGCGAATTGATTTCCAATGCTTCCGATGCCTGCGACAAGCTTCGCTTTGAAGGCTTGAAAGATCAGGCATTGTATGAAAATGATTCTGATCTGGGAATTTATGTAGGTATCGACAAAGATGCTCGCACCCTGACCATTCGTGACAACGGTATTGGCATGAGTCGCGAAGAGGTGATTGATAATATCGGCACCATTGCCAAGTCCGGAACCAAACAATTTTTTGATGCACTGAGCGGCGATCAAGCCAAAGACGCCCAACTGATTGGCCAGTTTGGCGTTGGTTTTTATTCTGCATTTATTGTTGCCGACAAGGTGACGCTGCGTACGCGCCGTGCGGGAATGGGAATTGAGCACGGCGTTGAATGGGAGTCCAGCGGTGAGGGCGACTATACCTTACAAACCATCGAAAAGGCGACGCGCGGTACCGAGATTGTTTTGCATTTGCGCGCAGATGACGATGAATTCCTTGAGTCCTACCGGGTACGCAGTATTATTCGCCGTTATTCCGACCACATTTCATTGCCCATCACCATGGACAAGCAAGGCGATGAGGCCGGCACAGAAACCGTAAACCAGGCATCCGCACTGTGGAAACGAGCAAAATCCGATATTTCTGAAGCGGATTACAACGAGTTCTACAAACATTTATCCCACGATTATGAAGATCCCTTGGCGCATGTTCACACCCATGTCGAAGGCAATCAGAGCTACAGCTCATTGTTTTATATTCCGGAGCATGCGCCCTTTGATTTGTGGGATAGAGAACAACGCAAGGGCATTAAACTTTACGTCAAACGCGTTTTCATCATGGATGAAAGCGAGCACCTCATGCCGGCGTATTTGCGCTTTGTGCGCGGTCTGGTTGACTCGGATGATTTACCGCTGAACGTATCGCGGGAAATTCTGCAACGCAATAAAAATATTGATGCCATTCGTGGCGCGTCGGTGAAAAAAGTGTTGGGCCTGTTGGAAACACTTAGCCAGAGCGACGCGGAAAAATACGCCAGTTTCTGGAAAGAATTTGGCAATGTCTTGAAAGAAGGGCCTGCAGAGGACCCAAGCAGCCGTGACCGAATTGCCAAGTTGCTGCGTTTTGCGTCTACCCAAAGTGGCAGCGAAGAACAGACTGTGAGTTTGGCTGATTACCTCGGACGGATGAAAGAGGGGCAGGACAAGATTTACTACATCACAGCCGACAGTTACGCAGCGGCGAAAAACAGTCCTCACTTGGAAGTTTTCCGCAAAAAAGGGCTGGAAGTGTTGTTGATGTCGGATCGCGTCGACGAGTGGCTGATGAGCTACCTGACCGAATTTGAAGGCAAGTCATTCCAGTCCGTTGCCAAAGGCGACCTAGATTTGGGCAAGCTGGAGGATGAAGCAGAGAAGGCTCAGCACGAAAAAGAGGCCAAGCAAGCAGAAAGTGTTGTTAAACGTCTTCAAACGGCTTTGGGAGACAAGGTCAAGGAAGTTCGTGTAACGCATCGTTTGACCAACTCGCCGACCTGCTTGGTGGTACAGGAACAGGACATGGCGGCGAATCTGCAGCGAATGCTCAAGGCAGCAGGGCATGCAGTTCCAACAAGTTTGCCCACCCTGGAAGTCAATCCGACTCACCCGCTTATTTTGCGGCTGGATTCGATGAGCGACGAAAGTCAATTCGGTGACTGGGCGCAGATTTTGTTCGATCAGGCGATTCTTGCCGAGGGTGGTCAGTTGGAAGACCCGACCAGTTTCGTCAGTCGACTAAACCTGTTACTGGTCAATGCGACCGCGTAA
- a CDS encoding YcgL domain-containing protein, producing the protein MQCNIYKSLKKPDTYVFIDSDAKLEEVLPPTLKPILGILELAMVLDIYPEKKLARAPATEVLANIKKQGFHLQLPPERLQP; encoded by the coding sequence ATGCAATGTAATATTTATAAAAGCCTAAAAAAACCAGACACTTACGTTTTTATTGACAGCGATGCGAAGCTTGAAGAAGTGCTGCCGCCAACACTGAAACCCATCTTGGGTATATTGGAATTAGCAATGGTTTTGGATATTTATCCAGAAAAGAAGCTAGCTAGGGCACCGGCAACAGAAGTATTAGCCAATATAAAAAAGCAAGGATTCCATTTACAGCTGCCTCCCGAAAGGTTGCAACCGTAA
- a CDS encoding response regulator transcription factor: MKIALLEDDAYQGQLMQLWLEGADLECDLFETGEALLERIKREDYHLYILDWVLPGMSGDKVMEWVRKEKGWDVPIIFVTQRDSQEDIVTALRAGADDYMIKPVKEPELLARVEALYRRISKVQPEVQKIEYGNYELDRDTRTFRWKNEVIGLTQKEFDLAWHLFSRIGEITERTEIMKTVWDTSADLKTRTVDIHISRLRKKLGLNGEDGLRLTGIYNHGYRLEKIRTPEVVSKQA; encoded by the coding sequence GTGAAAATTGCACTGCTTGAAGATGATGCCTATCAGGGCCAGTTGATGCAGCTTTGGTTGGAGGGAGCAGATCTCGAATGTGACTTGTTTGAAACCGGTGAAGCACTGCTCGAGCGCATAAAGCGTGAGGATTATCACCTGTACATTCTTGATTGGGTATTGCCGGGTATGTCCGGAGACAAAGTCATGGAATGGGTCCGTAAAGAAAAGGGCTGGGATGTTCCAATCATTTTCGTAACCCAGCGAGACAGTCAAGAAGACATCGTGACAGCATTGCGTGCTGGGGCAGATGATTACATGATCAAGCCGGTGAAAGAGCCGGAATTGCTCGCACGGGTTGAAGCATTGTATCGTCGCATCAGCAAGGTCCAGCCTGAAGTACAAAAAATTGAATACGGAAATTACGAGCTTGACCGAGACACACGCACGTTCCGCTGGAAGAATGAGGTCATCGGGTTGACTCAAAAAGAATTTGATCTCGCCTGGCACCTTTTCAGCCGTATTGGTGAAATCACCGAACGCACCGAGATTATGAAGACAGTATGGGATACCAGTGCTGATTTAAAAACCCGTACGGTGGATATTCACATCAGCCGGCTGCGCAAGAAACTGGGCCTGAATGGCGAGGATGGTTTGCGTTTGACGGGGATATATAATCACGGTTATCGCTTGGAGAAAATACGCACCCCGGAAGTAGTAAGCAAACAAGCGTAG
- the mnmC gene encoding bifunctional tRNA (5-methylaminomethyl-2-thiouridine)(34)-methyltransferase MnmD/FAD-dependent 5-carboxymethylaminomethyl-2-thiouridine(34) oxidoreductase MnmC — protein MAQHQISQPTLTWQDGEPFSEAYGDIYFSRSNGLEESRHIFIHNSELPSRWHRSGHFCIAETGFGTGLNFLATLEAWFSQDFPSTKRLTYLSVELHPLSFHDLKRAVAHRPELARFADELLRVYPTVHVNGWQCLLMFDGQVTLMLGLGDAADMYEQMDVAVDAWFLDGFAPGKNPRMWSDALFAQIGRLSKEGTSVASFTVAGTVRRGLQQHNFSLRKPAGFGGKRENLAGVKLADTQTSMMNTPWFARPITPLPINKKIIVVGGGIAGVTTAHLLSLRGFEVHLFEQYDRLATQGSGNRAGLVLPKLTNQPDVIGMFYLHAFLQTVQWLDDLKARFSDLSWHKTGVLLRPDKNRFEHSPAWLQEVGVLREMREQDFPWLAHDDATSLQLCEQAGWLQPSSLINKLIETSPSSLQVKTNIEVREIQYDPQCWTLFTSQGEHHADAIVLANASGIERLSAGEQLPLFRNLGQLAYLPDNAQVSMPVSANGYIIPGVDGNCVLGASYEHNLNNIDPQEKHRQTLRGHWQQLVDASLADGNHWQDRVGERFTSRDHLPLVGPLANVNDFMQQFAAISQGKTARYFEPSRYLPNLYVNVAHGSRGLVTAYFSALYLAELISCGQSIWPRATEHLLHPSRFWVRELRKGPRN, from the coding sequence ATGGCACAGCATCAGATCAGTCAACCGACATTGACCTGGCAGGACGGTGAACCTTTTTCCGAGGCCTATGGCGATATCTATTTTTCGCGAAGCAATGGCCTAGAGGAAAGTCGGCACATTTTTATTCACAACAGCGAACTGCCATCACGCTGGCATCGAAGTGGTCATTTTTGTATTGCTGAAACCGGCTTCGGTACTGGACTGAATTTCCTCGCCACCCTAGAAGCATGGTTTTCCCAAGATTTTCCATCAACGAAACGCTTGACCTATCTGTCAGTCGAACTTCACCCATTGAGTTTTCACGACTTAAAACGAGCGGTCGCCCATCGTCCTGAGCTAGCCCGTTTTGCGGATGAGCTGCTGCGCGTGTATCCAACGGTTCACGTCAATGGTTGGCAGTGTTTGCTAATGTTCGACGGACAAGTGACTTTGATGCTTGGGTTAGGTGATGCCGCTGACATGTATGAGCAGATGGATGTTGCCGTAGATGCCTGGTTTTTAGATGGCTTCGCGCCGGGGAAAAATCCACGCATGTGGTCAGATGCTTTGTTTGCCCAAATTGGTCGACTGAGCAAGGAAGGCACAAGCGTTGCGAGTTTTACCGTTGCGGGAACAGTGCGACGTGGATTGCAGCAGCATAATTTTTCGTTGCGAAAACCGGCTGGATTCGGCGGCAAACGTGAAAATCTTGCAGGCGTGAAATTGGCTGATACGCAGACTTCTATGATGAATACACCTTGGTTTGCCCGACCAATCACGCCTTTGCCGATTAACAAAAAAATTATTGTTGTTGGCGGAGGTATTGCTGGTGTAACGACGGCTCATCTGTTGAGTCTTCGTGGATTTGAGGTGCATTTGTTTGAACAGTACGATCGTCTGGCCACACAGGGCTCTGGCAATCGTGCTGGGTTGGTGTTGCCCAAGCTGACCAATCAGCCCGATGTTATCGGTATGTTTTACTTACACGCATTTCTGCAAACAGTGCAGTGGCTTGATGATTTGAAAGCCCGGTTTTCGGATCTATCGTGGCATAAAACGGGTGTACTATTGCGCCCAGACAAAAACCGATTTGAACACTCGCCAGCGTGGTTGCAAGAAGTTGGCGTATTGCGCGAAATGCGAGAGCAAGATTTTCCCTGGCTTGCGCATGATGACGCAACTTCGCTGCAATTATGCGAACAGGCAGGTTGGTTGCAACCTTCATCGTTGATCAATAAATTGATAGAAACCTCACCCTCATCACTACAGGTTAAAACCAATATTGAGGTGCGTGAAATACAATATGACCCTCAGTGCTGGACGCTGTTCACGTCTCAGGGTGAGCATCATGCCGATGCTATCGTGTTGGCCAATGCGAGCGGAATTGAGCGTTTATCGGCGGGAGAGCAATTGCCACTGTTTCGAAATTTAGGGCAATTGGCGTATTTGCCGGACAATGCCCAGGTGTCGATGCCTGTTTCCGCGAATGGCTATATTATCCCCGGTGTAGATGGCAACTGTGTTTTAGGCGCAAGTTACGAACATAATTTAAATAACATTGATCCACAAGAAAAACATCGGCAAACCTTACGCGGTCACTGGCAGCAATTGGTCGATGCGTCATTGGCCGATGGCAATCATTGGCAAGATCGGGTAGGAGAACGATTTACCAGTCGCGACCATTTGCCGTTGGTGGGACCATTGGCGAACGTAAACGATTTTATGCAACAGTTCGCTGCAATATCTCAGGGTAAAACCGCTCGCTATTTTGAACCTAGCCGCTATCTGCCTAATTTGTACGTGAATGTTGCACATGGTTCACGCGGTCTGGTTACGGCGTATTTTTCAGCGCTATATTTGGCGGAGCTAATTTCCTGTGGGCAATCGATCTGGCCGAGGGCGACTGAACATCTGTTGCATCCATCGCGATTTTGGGTGAGAGAGTTGCGGAAAGGGCCGCGCAATTAA
- a CDS encoding arginyltransferase, with product MTVQQLKFYASAEHSCGYLPHRSSVSLFADPDAQLNPNIYSVLIDHGFRRSGEHVYRPYCPGCDECIPLRIPLARFEPNRNQKRTLKRNQDLRLNVSSALTTEHFELYQRYISSRHAGGAMDKTDEIQFRQFLTSDWCNTVFIETYLQDKLIAVAVTDIVQQGWSAFYTFFDPELSHDRSLGRYAILRQVELARAAQSEYLYLGYWIKDCAKMNYKSEYQPLEQFQGERWIDF from the coding sequence ATGACGGTACAACAATTAAAATTTTACGCCAGCGCCGAGCACAGTTGCGGCTATCTTCCGCATCGATCGTCGGTATCGTTGTTTGCCGATCCTGACGCGCAGCTAAACCCAAATATTTACAGTGTACTCATTGACCACGGTTTTCGCCGCAGCGGTGAGCACGTCTATCGTCCCTATTGTCCCGGCTGCGATGAATGCATCCCGTTACGCATTCCGCTTGCTCGATTTGAACCAAACCGCAATCAAAAACGCACCCTCAAACGCAATCAGGATTTACGGCTAAACGTTAGTTCTGCGCTGACAACTGAACATTTTGAGTTGTATCAGCGCTATATTTCATCGCGACATGCCGGTGGTGCAATGGACAAAACTGACGAAATACAATTTCGCCAATTCCTGACCAGCGATTGGTGCAACACGGTTTTTATCGAGACCTACCTGCAAGATAAATTAATTGCGGTAGCGGTGACGGATATTGTTCAACAGGGATGGTCAGCGTTTTATACTTTTTTTGATCCCGAACTCAGCCATGATAGAAGTTTGGGGCGTTACGCGATTCTAAGACAAGTTGAGCTGGCTCGCGCTGCTCAAAGTGAATATTTGTATCTAGGTTACTGGATCAAAGATTGCGCAAAAATGAACTACAAATCAGAATACCAGCCCCTTGAACAATTTCAGGGTGAGCGCTGGATTGATTTTTAA
- the aat gene encoding leucyl/phenylalanyl-tRNA--protein transferase produces the protein MTRLSIPLYLKPNDPVVFPDVELAMTDPDGLLAVGGDLSPQRLIAAYQQGIFPWFSHDQPILWWSPNPRLLLFPERLHVSRSLKKFCRSSTWQITFDQAFEHVMRACSDPRAGQNGTWITEDMVNAYLQLHQMGIAHSIECWDEDELIGGLYGVCLGKVFFGESMFSRRSNASKFAFVSFIEQFKQWGGKLVDCQVTTNHLLSLGAENVSRREFSTLLHKWCRQQASVWNRSGV, from the coding sequence ATGACCAGGTTATCCATCCCCCTCTACTTAAAACCCAACGACCCCGTCGTTTTTCCCGATGTGGAATTGGCGATGACTGATCCAGACGGGTTATTGGCGGTTGGTGGCGATTTATCGCCACAGCGACTGATTGCGGCGTATCAGCAAGGTATATTCCCCTGGTTTTCTCATGACCAACCGATTCTGTGGTGGTCACCCAATCCACGACTGCTGCTTTTTCCGGAACGCCTGCATGTTTCGCGTTCGCTAAAAAAGTTTTGTCGCAGCAGCACATGGCAAATTACTTTTGACCAAGCCTTTGAGCACGTCATGCGTGCTTGCAGTGATCCCCGCGCCGGACAAAATGGCACCTGGATTACCGAAGATATGGTTAACGCCTATCTGCAATTGCATCAAATGGGAATCGCCCACTCCATCGAATGCTGGGATGAGGATGAGCTGATCGGCGGTCTTTACGGCGTTTGTTTAGGCAAAGTTTTCTTTGGCGAGTCGATGTTCAGTCGTCGCAGCAATGCATCGAAATTTGCGTTCGTGTCCTTTATTGAACAATTCAAGCAATGGGGCGGCAAGCTGGTGGATTGTCAGGTGACAACCAACCACCTATTGAGCCTGGGTGCAGAAAATGTTAGCCGACGAGAATTTTCCACACTGCTACACAAATGGTGTCGCCAACAAGCCTCGGTGTGGAACAGGTCTGGCGTATGA
- the trxB gene encoding thioredoxin-disulfide reductase, whose protein sequence is MSSATHSRLIILGSGPAGYTAAVYAARANLNPVLITGLQQGGQLMTTTEVDNWPGDNEGVMGPALMERMLKHAERFDTKVVFDHINQVDLQNRPFTLKGDAGVYTCDALIIATGASARYLGLPSEEKFKGKGVSACATCDGFFYRNQHVAVIGGGNTAVEEALYLSNIAAKVTVVHRRDKFSCEKIMADKLLEKSRNGNIEVKWNSTLDEVLGDASGVTGMRIKSTKDGSTEDIKLMGVFVAIGHTPNTSLFDGQLDMHHGYLKVKTGLEGNATQTSIPGVFAAGDVADHIYRQAITSAGTGCMAALDAERYLDALEENKK, encoded by the coding sequence ATGAGTTCTGCTACGCACAGTCGCTTGATCATCTTGGGTTCTGGCCCAGCCGGTTATACTGCCGCAGTTTACGCCGCGCGCGCCAACCTTAATCCCGTCCTGATTACTGGCTTGCAACAAGGTGGCCAGTTGATGACAACCACCGAGGTCGACAATTGGCCCGGCGATAACGAAGGCGTTATGGGCCCCGCGCTAATGGAGCGTATGCTCAAGCACGCTGAACGTTTTGACACCAAAGTGGTGTTTGATCACATCAATCAAGTAGATTTGCAGAATCGCCCCTTCACGCTCAAGGGCGATGCGGGCGTCTACACCTGCGATGCGCTGATCATCGCGACCGGCGCTTCCGCCCGCTATTTGGGTCTGCCTTCCGAAGAAAAATTCAAGGGCAAAGGCGTATCGGCCTGCGCCACGTGTGATGGCTTTTTCTACCGCAACCAACACGTAGCCGTGATTGGTGGTGGCAACACCGCCGTTGAAGAAGCGCTGTATTTGTCCAACATCGCCGCCAAGGTGACTGTCGTTCACCGCCGTGACAAATTTTCTTGCGAAAAAATCATGGCCGACAAACTGCTGGAAAAATCCCGCAACGGCAACATCGAAGTCAAATGGAACTCTACGCTGGATGAAGTTCTGGGCGACGCCTCCGGCGTGACCGGCATGCGCATCAAATCCACCAAAGATGGCAGCACCGAAGACATCAAACTGATGGGCGTGTTTGTGGCCATTGGTCACACACCTAACACCAGCCTGTTTGATGGCCAACTGGACATGCACCACGGTTATCTGAAAGTGAAAACCGGCCTGGAAGGCAACGCAACCCAGACCAGTATTCCTGGCGTGTTCGCTGCGGGCGACGTTGCGGATCACATCTATCGTCAAGCCATCACCTCTGCCGGTACCGGCTGTATGGCGGCATTGGATGCGGAACGCTACCTGGATGCTCTGGAAGAAAATAAAAAATAA
- the ald gene encoding alanine dehydrogenase — MKIGIPTEIKTLEARVGLVPAACAALVEAGHEVFLQKDAGKLSGYDDKEYTNVGVKILPDAKAVYGTAEMIVKVKEPIGPELDLLKAHHLLFSYLHLAAEPALARSLQKIGLTAVAFETVEEQGRLPLLAPMSDIAGRLAVQIGANLLQRPHGGKGLLLGGLPAAERGHVVVLGAGLAGGNSTIMAAGMGARVTVFDHKRERLEAMRAIGPNVTALYPYPDSIRKAVISADLVVGAVLRTGYRAPHIVTTEMVKQMAPGSVIVDISVDQGGCVETTRPTNYQNPTYVEHGVVHFAVTNMPGAVPRSSSQALSASLIPYVLELAAGQWRKNPALVAGINVEKGKLVHPALIHDLGQG; from the coding sequence ATGAAAATCGGGATTCCTACTGAGATTAAAACGCTCGAAGCGCGTGTTGGTTTGGTGCCGGCGGCGTGCGCGGCACTGGTCGAGGCCGGTCATGAGGTGTTTTTGCAAAAGGATGCGGGAAAACTGAGTGGCTATGACGACAAAGAGTACACCAATGTCGGCGTGAAAATATTGCCGGATGCCAAGGCTGTCTACGGCACCGCCGAGATGATTGTGAAGGTTAAAGAGCCGATCGGGCCCGAGCTGGATCTACTCAAGGCGCACCACCTGTTGTTTAGCTATCTGCACCTGGCGGCAGAACCAGCGTTGGCCAGAAGCCTGCAAAAAATCGGGCTGACCGCTGTCGCTTTTGAAACGGTTGAAGAACAGGGTCGTTTGCCACTGCTGGCACCAATGAGTGACATCGCCGGACGTCTGGCAGTACAAATTGGCGCCAATTTGCTACAACGACCCCACGGTGGCAAGGGCCTGCTGCTGGGCGGATTACCCGCTGCCGAGCGTGGTCATGTGGTAGTGTTGGGTGCTGGTCTGGCAGGCGGTAATTCCACCATCATGGCTGCCGGCATGGGCGCAAGGGTGACCGTATTTGATCATAAACGTGAACGCCTGGAAGCCATGCGTGCGATCGGTCCCAACGTAACCGCGCTTTATCCCTACCCGGATTCCATTCGCAAAGCAGTCATCAGTGCCGATCTGGTGGTGGGTGCGGTATTGCGCACCGGCTATCGTGCACCTCACATTGTAACCACTGAGATGGTGAAGCAAATGGCACCGGGAAGCGTCATTGTCGACATTTCAGTGGATCAAGGCGGCTGTGTCGAAACCACGCGACCAACCAATTACCAAAATCCAACTTATGTTGAGCACGGCGTGGTTCACTTCGCGGTCACCAACATGCCGGGAGCGGTGCCGCGTTCGTCTTCGCAAGCCTTGTCGGCGAGCCTGATTCCGTATGTGTTAGAATTGGCAGCAGGCCAGTGGCGCAAAAACCCCGCGCTGGTGGCAGGTATCAACGTCGAGAAAGGCAAATTGGTTCATCCTGCGTTGATACACGATTTGGGGCAAGGTTGA